A genome region from Hevea brasiliensis isolate MT/VB/25A 57/8 chromosome 9, ASM3005281v1, whole genome shotgun sequence includes the following:
- the LOC110659793 gene encoding DENN domain and WD repeat-containing protein SCD1: protein MARIFEYFVVCGLGPEIRTLDGNKGYHGTGVLYLPSLLDQYPPDNHSLYPPPPPQLPTCVLPAGVELFSSGFDANDASSFPRSYPIVLTEGDGSKIYVSCIAFRDPVSEDIAEAYHIPANSFADKCICLVSRSPSFRVLRNALEEIFTLCFSPSGSSKPLWDVIAYMVSSVPLPMPGRDRVLFAIENWLLCVEAPPKEGLPHVDISFQPLVQCLDVDNLIKFFTAVLLERRILLRSNKYSILTLVSEAICHLIYPFRWQHVYIPLLFFSGVDYIDAPTPYMMGLHSGVDTSNLAMDGVVVVDLDYNQISTSEEIPPIPEPELSSLRSEVLKLLVPNVMSIDQMKAGVFGSSEQYFKGCNKPWGDDHDLQLRLIFLKFFASILGGYRNFIENSATQVFNTQAFLRKRSRSTNQPSEPMITQFLDSHGFLDYLERGAGSDENNINLLDKLQDAIGRGQNPISILPSSLVEPEIITISDEDVGAGSGAKYTYDRFPSNIRSEEQEQKRKQILAAASGAFEYIKHAPSSPSVQVGKDSLSPMERAAERERMVLDIKVKLQGLWLRLLKLGATDDPLSSFEYGTILALIESDAEGIGGSGFVECIREHIHSGWHCQLTDEQFIAVKELLKTAISRATSRNDVSTIRDALEVSAEMYKKDANNVSDYVERHLISLSIWEELRFWEGYFDNLMEHSSSKSTNYAALVTTQLILLASHMAALGLPDTDAWYVVETIAERNNIGYKQLIKLRGFLSHIQVRIGYWGTTSVKAQSMSSHGLSSPRSKDVTDENQQPAEASGVGRSWVQSMFSRDSSRANSFARVHRWTSDSTSAAKENGTPRKQDLSAAGQKKIQTNVRVLRGHNGAITALHCVTKREVWDLVGDREDAGFFISGSTDCMVKIWDPSIRGSELRATLKGHTRTVRAISSDRGKVVSGSDDQSVIVWDKQTSQLLEELKGHDAQVSCVRMLSGERVLTSAYDGTVKMWDVRTDTCVATVGRCSSAVLCMEYDDSTGILAAAGRDAVANIWDIRAGRQMHKLLGHSKWIRSIRMVGDTLVTGSDDWTARVWSVSRGACDAVLACHAGPILCVEYSTLDRGIITGSTDGLLRFWENEEGGIKCVKNVTIHNAAILSINAGEHWLGIGAADNSMSLFQRPQERLGGLSGTGSKMSGWQLYRTPQKTVAMVRCVASDLERKRICSGGRNGVLRLWEATINI, encoded by the exons ATCCAGTTAGTGAGGATATTGCTGAAGCTTACCATATACCAGCAAATTCATTTGCCGACAAATGTATTTGTCTTGTATCTCGCTCACCTAGTTTCCGTGTCCTTCGGAATGCACTGGAAGAGATATTTACACTATGCTTTTCCCCCAGTGGAAGCAG CAAGCCATTATGGGATGTTATAGCATACATGGTGTCCAGTGTACCTTTGCCTATGCCTGGAAGGGATCGAGTCTTGTTTGCTATTGAGAATTGGCTACTCTGTGTGGAGGCTCCACCAAAAGAAGGGCTTCCTCATGTTGAT ATATCTTTCCAGCCACTGGTACAATGCTTGGATGTTGACAACTTAATCAAATTTTTTACTGCTGTGTTGCTTGAGAGGAGGATTTTACTTCGATCCAACAA gtattctaTTTTAACTCTCGTATCAGAGGCCATATGCCATTTAATTTACCCTTTCAGGTGGCAG CATGTCTACATTCCATTACTATTTTTCAGTGGAGTAGACTATATTGATGCTCCGACACCGTATATGATGGGTCTTCATTCAGGTGTTGATACATCTAATCTTGCAATGGATGGT GTAGTTGTTGTAGACCTTGACtataaccaaatcagcacatcaGAGGAAATACCCCCTATCCCGGAGCCAGAATTAAGTTCTTTGCGTAGTGAGGTATTGAAGTTATTGGTCCCCAATGTCATGAGTATTGATCAAATGAAGGCTGGTGTGTTTGGTTCATCTGAGCAATATTTTAAAGGTTGCAACAAGCCTTGGGGGGATGATCACGACCTCCAACTTAG GTTAATATTCTTAAAGTTCTTTGCATCAATTTTAGGTGGTTACCGCAATTTCATT GAAAATAGTGCAACACAGGTCTTCAACACTCAAGCATTTTTGAGGAAGCGCTCTCGCTCAACAAACCAGCCGTCAGAGCCCATG ATAACGCAGTTTTTGGACTCTCATGGTTTCTTGGACTATCTGGAGAGAGGGGCAGGTTCTGATGAAAATAACATTAATCTCCTTGACAAGTTACAAGATGCAATTGGAAGGGGTCAAAATCCTATTTCAATTCTTCCCTCGTCATTGGTAGAGCCTGAGATTATAACCATATCCGATGAAGATGTGGGAGCAG GATCAGGTGCTAAATATACCTATGATAGATTCCCTTCAAACATTAGATCAGAAGAGCAAGAACAGAAGAGGAAGCAGATTCTTGCAGCAGCAAGTGGAGCTTTTGAGTACATAAAGCATGCTCCtag CTCCCCATCTGTGCAAGTGGGTAAGGACTCTCTTAGTCCAATGGAGAGAGCT GCAGAACGGGAGCGCATGGTTTTGGACATTAAAGTTAAGCTGCAG GGTTTGTGGCTGCGTCTTCTGAAACTGGGAGCTACTGATGATCCACTTTCTTCATTTGAATATGGCACAATCCTTG CACTGATTGAGTCTGATGCAGAGGGAATTGGTGGCAGTGGGTTTGTTGAATGTATAAGGGAGCATATACACTCA GGATGGCACTGTCAATTGACTGATGAGCAGTTCATTGCAGTGAAAGAATTG CTAAAAACAGCAATTAGTCGTGCGACATCCCGGAATGATGTGTCAACCATTAGAGATGCCCTTGAAGTATCTGCTGAGATGTATAAAAAGGATGCTAATAATGTTTCTGACTATGTCGAGCGGCATCTAATTTCACTGTCCATATGGGAGGAGCTAAG GTTCTGGGAAGGCTACTTTGACAATCTCATGGAGCATTCTTCAAGCAA GTCAACCAATTATGCAGCTTTAGTCACAACACAACTAATTCTGTTGGCATCTCACATG GCTGCATTGGGACTTCCTGATACTGATGCTTGGTACGTGGTTGAGACTATAGCAGAGAGGAACAATATTGGATACAAGCAGCTT ATAAAACTTAGAGGATTTTTGTCACATATACAAGTCCGTATTGGTTACTGGGGAACCACTTCTGTTAAGGCCCAATCTATGTCATCTCATGGATTGTCTTCCCCACGTTCAAAAGATGTTACAGACGAGAATCAGCAACCTGCTGAGGCATCTGGTGTAGGCAGGAGCTGGGTACAAAGCATGTTTAGCAGAGATTCATCAAGAGCAAACTCTTTTGCTCGTGTTCATCGATGGACATCTGATAGCACTTCAG CTGCAAAAGAGAATGGAACTCCTCGGAAACAAGATTTATCTGCTGCTGGGCAAAAGAAAATTCAGACCAATGTTCGTGTACTGAGGGGTCACAATGGTGCTATTACCGCATTGCATTGTGTAACTAAAAGGGAGGTGTGGGATCTGGTGGGTGACCGTGAAGATGCAGGATTCTTTATCAGTGGAAGCACAGATTGTATG GTTAAGATATGGGATCCTAGCATTCGTGGTTCTGAACTTCGGGCAACTTTGAAAGGGCATACAAG AACTGTTCGTGCTATAAGTTCTGATAGGGGAAAGGTGGTATCAGGATCTGATGATCAATCTGTTATTGTGTGGGATAAGCAAACTTCTCAGCTTCTAGAAGAGCTGAAGGGCCATGATGCACAG GTCAGCTGTGTCCGTATGCTGTCAGGTGAACGTGTCCTTACTTCTGCCTATGATGGAACTGTGAAGATGTGGGATGTTCGAACTGATACCTGTGTAGCAACAGTTGGTCGTTGCTCTAGTGCAGTCCTATGCATGGAGTATGATGATTCCACTGGCATCCTGGCCGCTGCTGGTAGAGATGC AGTTGCAAACATCTGGGACATCCGTGCTGGTAGGCAAATGCACAAGCTGTTAGGACATTCAAAATGGATTCG GTCAATTAGAATGGTTGGAGACACACTGGTTACTGGTAGTGATGATTGGACGGCAAGAGTGTGGTCTGTTTCACGAGGAGCATGTGATGCTGTTTTAGCCTGCCATGCTGGTCCAATTTTATGTGTTGAGTATTCCACATTAGACAGAGGAATAATAACAG GTTCAACTGATGGGCTACTCCGATTTTGGGAAAATGAGGAAG GAGGTATAAAATGTGTGAAGAATGTAACCATTCATAATGCTgctatattgtctatcaatgctGGGGAGCATTGGTTAGGAATTGGAGCAGCTGACAATTCCATGTCTCTGTTTCAACGACCGCAAGAACGACTTGGTGGCCTCTCTGGCACTGGCTCAAAAATGTCTGGGTGGCAGCTTTACAGAACGCCACAGAAGACAGTTGCTATG GTGAGATGTGTGGCCTCTGATCTTGAAAGGAAAAGGATATGCAGTGGTGGTCGTAATGGAGTTCTTAGGTTATGGGAAGCAACCATCaacatttaa